Below is a window of Spirochaetaceae bacterium DNA.
TGTGGGAGCCGCCGGTGGCGGCGGCGCGCGGCGGCGCTCCCTGAGCGACCCGCAACTTGGCGGTGCAGCGCAGCGAGGATGAGCAGCGCGCCCGCGATGGAGACTGCCTCCAGGGACTTTCAGTCCTTATCAGCATGGGATCGCCCTGGCTCCCGCAGCTCCCGCACCCTTACCTATATCGTCGAACCTCCACAGCCCCCATGGGTGTTTGCCGGCCGCAACCGGCCCGCAACAGGTGCGCCAGGAGTTGGCGTCCGCGGCGCGCTCACCGGCGCCAACGCTTACCATGCGCGCTGTCCCCGCGCGAACCGCCGGCCACCAGTCCGCCGCGGCCTTCGGCTCGCCGAGCAGCAGGGCCGCCTGCTCGGCGACCGCAATGCCGCTGTCCGGCTCGCCGCTGCGCATCGTCACTCAGCAACACCAGGGTCGCTCCGGTAGTGACCGGTCACCCGCACCAGGTCGCCGTCGAAGCCCGCTTCGCTCAGGATGCGGTTGTCGACCGCGAACGCCGCGCAGCCGCGCCCGAACACCGCATCCGGCAGCACCTCCAACCTCCGCCGCCACTCCCCGCAGCAACGGCACCGGCACCGCGTCCACCGCCGGCGGCTCCCCCGCCAGCCGCGTCCGAGCGCGCCATGCGCAGCGCGCCAACCACCCCTGCGCCCATCTCCACGTCGGCCACGAACCGCCCGTCGGCATGCACCAGCAGCCCCTGATACAGGGTCCCACCCACCGTCGCCGATTATACGCCTCCCGCCGCCGCCGCGACCGCGCTCGTTCCGCCGCACCCGAACGGCCCGTTCGGATAGACGCGGACGGCATGGGTCATTGCACCGTCGAAGATTATGTGACATCCTGTCCTCGAATACTTGCCCCGATGGGGCACTGGGAGGAGGAAGCGCAATGACAAGATTCGCTTCAATCATGGGCGTCGCGGCGGTCGCGACGCTGGTACTACTGTCCGGCTGCGAAACCCCGATGAAAACGGACTACGCCAAGGACTTGGCAGGAATCTGGACGGTAAACACGATGGCAACGGTACCCAATCCGGCAGCGGCGCTACCAGGCGCTCCGGCGACAATTCAGATAGACGCTGCGGTCGTGGTAAGCATCGTGGACGGTGAGGGAGTGAATAAGGGCACGTTCTCGCTTGTGGTAACGACACCCGGCCCTGTGGATCCAACTACAATGATGCCCACGACGATGGAGACTATGGGGAGCGGTAGCATGTCAGTCACTGCGTCGGAGATCGAAGTCACCCTTGCAACCATATCGGACACGGCGCCAGCAGACGTACAAGGATTGAAGGGCGCCCCGGTCACGATTATGTACGAGTTGTCGGATGATGAACTGACGATTAAGAGTGATATCCTCGTGGGATTGGGGTTGATGCCTTCGCTCACGCTCAAAAAGCAGATGGCAAGCGGCTAAGCAGAGAAAGCGCGACCGGACACGGCGCAGGGACTGAGTCAGTAGCGGAGCGTGGTCTGGATGAACACGTTGTCCTTGGCGTCGTCCCGGCGCAACAGGCCCACCTTGGTACTGTCGGGGCCGTCGAGCGTGAACCACAGGTTGGCGCCGGCGGCCACCGACCACGTATCCGATATCGCGTAGCTCGCCCGCGGCGCCAGGTGGAGGGCTTCCTCGCTGATGCCCCACGCGCCCGTGGTTTCCACGCTGAGCTGCTCGCGCAGGAAGCTGGTCTGCAGGCGGGCGATCAGGTACCAGTGCGACGGCTCGTCCTGGAACAGCTCGCGGTCGTGCAACCTGCCGATGATCGACTCCAGGAACGGGCTGAACTCGGAATCCCAGGCATCCTCGTCGAACAGCACCAGCCGGTGGATCGCGCCGGCGGTGGCGAACAGTTGCTGCTCGCCGATCGCGAACGGGTGGTCCACCTGCAGGACGGAGCGGATCTCCGGGTTCTTGACCCCGATTTGCGAGCCGTCCAGGTTGTCCTGGTGGAACTTGGCGCCCACGTCCGCCGAGATCACCCAGCCGTCGAGCCCCACGCTCGCGCCCAATCCGATGTTGTGCGCGCGCCCGTAGGCGGGCAGAATCGTGCCCTCGATCTCGTGCAGCACGTCGATCCTCTCCTCCAGGCCGCTCAGGTCGATGTCGGGAATCTGGTCGCGGAACCAGGAGTAGCTCAACTGTAGATCGGCCAGGAAGGTGGAGTAGGAGATCGCGCCGTGCACGGAGTGGGCGAACTCCGAAAACGGCTCCACCTCCGGGTAGCGGAACTCCATGTCGACGTCCAGCAGGCCGAACTGGAAGTCGAAGTCCAACTCGTCGACGGCGATCACGTAGGGCGCCAGGAACGGCACGTACACCAACTCGACCGCCAGTTCGTCGGTCGGATAGACGATGACTTGTACCAGCGGGTCGGCGAGCGGCCCTTCGAATACGTCGACCAGCGCCGGCACCTCGGCGTTGAAGTGGTTGACCACGTCCAGCGGGCTCAGGAAGTCCACCTTCCCCCAGCGCACGAACTTCTTGCCCACCTCGACGTCGAAGGCGTCGAACCGGAACGTCCCGTACGCCTGCCGGATCAGGTTGTCGATGTCGCGTGCAGTCAGCGCGCCGGGGGCTACCGAGAATCCCTCTTCGTCGTACTGCACGTGGGCGACCAGCTCCAGGAACGCCGACCAGAAGCCGGCCTCGTCCTCCGCCCGGACCTGGCTCACCGCGGTCAGCCGCACCCGGTCGTTGCTGTAGAACCGCTCCTCCGCGATGCCGCCGTAGTGGTCGAGCCGCACGAAGCCGCCCACCCCCACCTCCTGGGCCACCGCCACCGGGAGCGCCGCCGCCAGCCAGGCAAGAACCGCCGCGATGCGCGCGCCGACCGACCTCACCGCCGCCTACCTCTGCCTCAGGTAGCGCTGGGTGAAGTAGCGGTCCGGAATCTGGCCGGAGAACGACAGATCCTCGAACACGATCTCCGACACGTGGCCGGTCTGGTGGTTCAGCATCCGCACCCGCGACGGGAACGCCCAGCCGTCCGCCGCGTGCTCTTCGTCGATGATCAACTCCTTCAACAGGTCGCCGGCCAAGTCGTAGAACACGATCCGCTCGCGCATGAAGTTGTCCTTGCGGATGAAGTGCTCCTCGCGCGTATAGCCGAACGTGCGGCGCAGCTCCGGGGTGCGCCCGCGCACCTGCACCACGTGGTAGGCGTCGGCGGCGGACGGCAACAGCTCGTGCTGGTACTCGGCCTGATCGCGGCTCACCATGTCGCGGAAGGTGAAGTCGCTGCCCAGGAAGTAGCCGCCGCCGGACGAGCCGAGGTCGACACGCTTGATGCGGTCCACGTCGGGCAGGTAGATCCACATGCTGTCGTCGCCCTGCTCCATGTAGGAGTGCACCAGCATCGCCATGCCGCGTACGTTGGGCGGGAAGGTGAACACGAACAGCCGGTCCTCGCGCTCCGCGCTGCGCTGCTTCTGGTAGGAGTCGGCGCGGATCACGCGCTGGTCGCCGCTCGGGGCGGTGATGGTCATGGTGATGGTGGCGCTGATGTTGTCGGGCGCGCCGCGCTCGTCGGCGCGGGCCACGACCTCGGCCGCGTCCTGGGCCGCCAACGGGGACGCCGCCGCCAGTGCGGCCAGCAGCGCCGCGGTAACGAGGATCATGCAACCTCCATGCGGGCGAGTTGCCATCCGGCAATCAGCAGACTCAGCAGCAGAGCGCCCAGGATGGCTGCGGCGATCATTATACCGAAGTGCACGGCGCCGGAGAACGAAGACACCGCCAGCGACAGGAACGCCACCACCGAGGTGAGGAAGCTCATGAACATCGGCACGCCGCAGCCGCGCACGACGGCCGCTGCCCGACCGACCGCGGCGACCCTCGGCTGCGCCTGCCCGGCTGCGGGTTNNNNNNNNNNNNNNNNNNNNNNNNNNNNNNNNNNNNNNNNNNNNNNNNNNNNNNNNNNNNNNNNNNNNNNNNNNNNNNNNNNNNNNNNNNNNNNNNNNNNGCCCGGTGGCGGGTTGCCCGGTGGCGGGTTGCCCGGTGGCGGGTTGCCCGGTGGCGGGTTGCCCGGTGGCAGGTTGTCCGGTGGCAGGTTGTCCGGTGGCAGGTTGCCCGGCGGCGGGTTGCCCGGTGGCGGGTTGCCCGGTGGCAGGTTGCCCGGCGGCGGGCTGCCCGGCGGCAGGTTGCCCGGTGGCGGGTTGCCCGGTGGCAGGTTGCCCGGTGGCAGGTTGTCCGGTGGCAGGTTGCCCGGCGGCGGGCTGCCCGGTGGCGGGTTGTCCGGCGGCGGGTTGCCGGGCGACGGGTTGCCGGGCGGTCGCGATTTTGGCGGCAGCCTGGGCAGGCGCTCCGGTGGCCCCCGCGCCGGCGGCGCGGCGCTGCCTCCCTGCCGGGATGGTGTGGTGCAGGGCGTTCAGCACGTGGATGGTGTAGTCCACCGTCAGCCCCATGGTGATGGCCAGGGCGATCACCGTGTAGTCGTCGATGCGCACCCCGAAGCCGGGAGCCAGGCCGGTGACCGCGATCAGCACCGTTGCCGCCGGCACCAGGCTGAGCAGCGCCTCGCGCAGGTTGCGGAATACCGCCAGCACGGTCACGAAGATCAGCACGGCGCTCGCCGCCAGGGAGCTCAGCCAGTTGCGCCGCAGCCGTTCGCCGTGCGCGATCAGCTCGCGGGCCGGTCCGGCGACGGCAATGCGCCACTCGCGCGGCAGCTCCTCCCGGATCGCCGCCACCGCCCGCTGCAACTCGCCCAGGGTGGCGTAGTCGCGGTAGCGCAGGATGCCGTGCACCTGTACCGCCGACAGGCTGCCGTCGGCCAGCGCCGCGTAGTCCGCGGGGGTCGCCGACGCGCTGTAGAACAGCAGGTACTGCGACACGATGCGCGCGAACCGCTCCGGGTCGTCGCTCGCCGGCAGCTCGCGCGCGTCCGCTTCGCCGGCCGCGAAGTAGCGGTGGATGCGCTCCACCACCGTCAGCAACGAGTGGCGGTGCCCGACCGCCGGCAGCTCGCCCAGGATCCGATGCGCGGCGCGCAGGTGCTGCATCGCCTCCGGGCGCAGGAAGGCGTCCGGTGTCCCGGCGTCTATCGCCACCGCGAACGGCACCGTGCCGGCGAATTCGCGGTTGAAGATGCTTTCCGCCTGGACGATGGTGGACGCCGCCGGGAGCTGGTGCAGCGGATACGGCTCCGGCGCCAGCCGGCCGACCTGCGGCGCGGCCACCACCACCGGCAGCGCCAGCAGCAACGTCGCCGGTACGCGATGGCGCGACAGTGCCAGCAGCGCGCCCACCAGCAGGCGGTGGATGCGCCGCCCCAGCAAGCCGGCGGCGTTGCGCCGGCGGGACACGCGCAGGCGCCCCGCGGCCGGCATCCACCACAGCGCCAGCGCCAGCGCCGCCAGCGCGCCGGCGCTCACCGTGACTGCCACGAACCGGTGCACGGTGCTGCCCAGGCCGCCCAGGGCCAGGAACCCGATCACCGTGGTAGCGGCGGTCAGCGCCTGCGGCAGGCGCAGGTAGCCGCGCGCCGCGCGCGCCGAGCCGTCGCCGCGCCAGCCGGCGTGATAGCCCATGTGAATCGCGTAGTCGGTGAACAACCCGCCGGCGAACACCGGCGCCAGGATCAACAGCGGGGTGCCGGCGCCGGCCAGCAGCACGAACAGGGCGCCGCCGGCCGTCGCCGCGCTCGCCGTCGCCGCCAACGCCACCAGCACGCCGCGCGCGCC
It encodes the following:
- a CDS encoding outer membrane lipoprotein-sorting protein yields the protein MILVTAALLAALAAASPLAAQDAAEVVARADERGAPDNISATITMTITAPSGDQRVIRADSYQKQRSAEREDRLFVFTFPPNVRGMAMLVHSYMEQGDDSMWIYLPDVDRIKRVDLGSSGGGYFLGSDFTFRDMVSRDQAEYQHELLPSAADAYHVVQVRGRTPELRRTFGYTREEHFIRKDNFMRERIVFYDLAGDLLKELIIDEEHAADGWAFPSRVRMLNHQTGHVSEIVFEDLSFSGQIPDRYFTQRYLRQR